The Pogoniulus pusillus isolate bPogPus1 chromosome 3, bPogPus1.pri, whole genome shotgun sequence nucleotide sequence TAGGCAAAGAGAGACCTCAGCCACCACTGTAGATGTGCCCAGACCATCGGGCTGTGGTGGCTCAGGTCTTCTCTTTggccagcccctggctgctctgtgcagccagGATGGCAGGATGCCCCAGCCCATCCAGGTAAGcaaagcctgcccagggcttccCCATCCTGCTTGCTCCTCTGGCAAGTGGTggccccagcagaggggctctgggTAGGGCTCGACCCAATGtcaccatcctcctgccaccctctgtCCTGCACCAGTGAGAGCTGTGGAGCCCTCCACACTTGCTGctgcccctgagcagcctccaggcagggctggggcggcaggcaggcagctgtctccctctgtctgctgcaggacctgctggctctgctccaccaGCGGGGGCCATCCACAGAAGGGATCTTCCGCCTGGCAGCTGGCAAGAGGGACTTAGGGGCCCTCCGGGAGGCCCTGGACAGCgggcaggaggtgcccctgcagagccagcccGTGCACCTGCTGGCTGCCACCCTGAAGGTGAAGCCTGCtgacctgcagcccagcagctctgggctctctggTGCTGATGGGCACCGGtgagagcaggagctgaaagccagtggctgctggcgagccagggctgggcaaagcctcaggcagagcctttgcCATTGCAGGACTTTCTGcggaagatcccttccaagctgctggaggctgagctGTACCAGCAGTGGATGGGAGCCCTgcaccagagcagcaggcaggcgagGCTGGCGGCGCTGAAGGAGTAAgtgtgctcagcagcctgcctgctcctcagggactggcagagcttGGCACTTGCCTGCACAGCAGTGGCCTCCTTGCccaagctgtgtgtgctgccagACACCTCtagctgctgagggctggagctctgggGGCAAGAGGCACACCAAAGCATTCCTCTCCTTGCAGCAATTCCTGCACACACTGGGGGTTGCTCCACCGAGGAATTCCTGCcagaagggcaggcagggagggaggtgggCAGGGAGCCTTCCTGCGGCTGGTCTTGGGTGCCATCAGCCTGTGCTGACAACATCCATTTTACTGACCTTGTGTTCCTCTTTGCTCAGGGTCACCAGCAAATTgccccaggccaacctcattcTCCTCAAGAGcttgctgtccctgctgcataACATCAGCAGCAACACGGACAGCAGCAGGATGACAGCCAGGAGCCTTGCCATCTGTGTTGGGCCAAACTTGCTGAGCCCAGTGGAGGAGCCACCCCTAGACATGCTACCGGAGGTGACAAGCAAGGTATGCTGCCTTTCctggctggctacagcctcgcaggccctgctgagctttgctgtTCAGAGGAAcctgcctgcctcctctctgcagcaaacACTTGGTGGGGAGCTGCCtggaagagcagccccacagctgcagctttctgtgcAGAAGCCAGGCTCAGCAGTGGGAAAGGCTctttggctcagcttcagcctcccGGGTGGGAACCAATGGTTGTCTGTGTGcaggtgacagagctggtggagctgctcattgagctgcagggagagctgtttgcagaggagcaggtgccTGGCTCAGATGGACCATCAGCTGAGGAAGAGCCAGGAACCACAGAGGTATGTGAGTCCACACACACCATGACAACAAAAGCCTCCTCCCTCAAAGgtggcactgctgccacaggGACAACCAGGCTCATCTGCcagcccacagctctgcagaagtgcagagTAAGGCTGATGCCAGATGGCCATCACACTTTGGGTGGTGATCCCAACAGAAGTGAGCTGAGTTGAACTGAGCTAAGCAAAGCCACCCATGGGATCTGCCTTCCAGAGCTCAAGTAGCAATTGGAAGCAAGTGCTACATCAACTAAGGTCTCAAaaatcaacatttctcttgcagGTGCCTCCACTTGCTCCTGGAAGGGATCCCCTGAAGAGctcctctgaggagagcaggTAAAATGAAGGCAGCTTTGataaagagcagagctgctgcaaggggatgatggaagttcttcacagagagagtgatttcccattagaatgggctgcccagggaggtggtggaggcaccgtcccttgaggtcttcaagaaaagactggatgaggcactcggtgccatgctctacttgactggatagggctggctgctaggttggagtgggtgatattggaggtctcttccaacctggttgattctatcattctatggctTTACCTGTCTCACAATGCTATTGGATGGAaagttctccaggctcttcacaaGTCCATCAtgacagaagagcagcctccgaggagggatgtgatgaggagccaggaaggaagaagaagaagaagctggAAGGAGTTGGCAGGCCtgggcagagaaggaaatccATACGggcaagaagaaggaggagccCAGGTGTGTAGCAGACTCTGCTGTCCGTCCTTCAAAGCTCATGATGGGGTTCTGAGGACAGGCAATGtttctgctgtgcccctgggaGGACATGTGTGTCAGGAGAGAAATcccaccccagcacaggcacttgTCACTTGGCACTTGTTAGCAGCTGCCAGGGAAGTACACACATGTTAGTCTGACCTCAGGACCTGGAGAAATGCTAGGTGAGGCCATACTGTCTAATACTCAGAGGCATTTCACACAAAGTGGAACTAAACCAAATGCCACATTCTGCATATGGGACAAAGTAGAGAGCGAGCTGCTGACCCTTCCTGCCTGACATCCAGAGCCAGCACCTGTGGAACGGTTGTAAGCTGCATCAGGGAGTGTTCAGGCTCGATCCTAGGAAGcatttctctgctgtgagggtggtcaaacactgccacaggcttcctagagagaTGGCCTTTAGTTTTGCTGCATACACCAACTGCAGGAGGCATCACATGAAAAATGAAAATGGGAATGTTCTGAGCACGCTTAGAAACACCTGGAAGGAGCTGTACATGCATGGTGAACAATGATCAGCGATGACTTGGGTCCTCTTCAAGCTCTTCTCTCTCAGCTGACCCTTGTCCCTaattcctgtttgtttttctccccttctttctccaggaagctggaagagacttccaaagaaATGTCTCCTTCATGTGCACCACCATGGCTTGTCACATCACCCTTCTGAGGCCCCCTACCTAGTGCAACCCTGCTCCATCTCCATGCTTTTGAATTGTTTTTAGAGTTGCTGTAGTGATAGGTAGAGTTAGAGTTGTTGCACTTAGAGTTAGAGCTGCTTACACTCACAGCTTAGGGTTAGAGTTGTTCACAATTATTATTCTTGTTACACCTGTTGTTAGTTAGAGTTGTTGTTAGTTACTGTTCTTGTTCTACCTGTTGGTATAGTTGTTGTTAGAGTTGTTAACAGTGAGAGTTGCAGGTATAGAGGTGACTTCTTATTTTGGACTTGTTATAGTTACAGGTAGTTATAGCTGTTTGCACTCATAGTTGTTCTTAGGGTTAGAGTTGATGACAATTATCATTCTTGTCATACCTGTTGTTCATTAGAGTCCTTGTTACAGTTATTGTTCTTGTTCTACCCGTTGGTGTAGTTGTTGTGAGAGTTGGTACAGTGATAGTTGTAGGTATACTGATGGCTTCAGATAGTTCCTTTAGACTTGCAGTTACAGTTAGTTATAGTTGTTACACTTAGAGCTGGTTTAGGTTTATAGGTTTTACAATTTTGTTATTCTTGTTATACCTGTTGGTAGTTGGAGTTGTTGTTAGAGTTGTAGTTGTTACACTTCTTGTTCTTGCTATAGCTGTTGGTATAGTTGTTGTTACAGCTGCTGGCCCTGATGCTGAGCACTTTGCCTGGTTTCACCCGGACAAGTATCAAGAGCCGCTGCCGAGGTTGCAGCACCTCAaagcaccaagctaggaggccCAAGCAAGCCGAGCCCGCAGCTAGCCGAGCCGCAGCCTGCcgctcagcctctccagctgcctgcagcgcGCAGCAGGGACTCGTCCCTCCCGCAGAGACAGAGCCCAGGCCCCTGCATTGccggcacagccctgcacaggctggagccgcgaacctgcaaacacagccctgtgtgaGATGGCTGGAAAAGGCataactgtgatactgtgagacttcTTCTACAGGAATTGGTTTTCCCTTATTCtattgcctcagtcttcacttgCTTCATGACTTTTGCCTGATGACTAAACATGACCTATTGGCTTCCTGCGTGGGTAGAGCTCTTCTAATAAAAGAAGCATCCTGGTACTGGCTCACTGGTTGGGTCTTCACATTTGGCCTGTACAGCGATGCGCAGCAACTACACTCAACTTCTCCCTCATGTTCTCCAATAACTGTCCATAAACAGATGGTAATTTCCAAACATTCATTTCCCCTTACTCTGAATAATTTTTTGCATCATTTTTTATGCTGGTATAATTTTCTGGCATTGTTTGCAGTTTACAAGAGGAAAACCAGATTTGGAATCTGAAGAAAAATATCAATGTGCTGCAGAGTTCTGAATAATAATAAACAACTAATCAATTCTTCACAATTCTTTGTGAACATCTTGTGTAGGTTATCATTAATGCCAGTAAATCActggaggaaaaataaagagaggaaaaagatacCATGCCATGAAAATTACTATCAAGGATACTCATGAGCAAATGCATGTGTCAGGAGTTGAGGTCTTCTACTAATAGATTTGCATTCTATTAGTATCATAAATCATTAAAATGACagcaaatcagagaatcaaccaggttggaagagacctccaagatcagccaggccaacctaacacccagccctagccagtcaactagaccatggtgctaaatgcctcatccaggctttccttgaacactttcagggacagtgactccaccacctccctgggcagcccattccaatgccaatcactctctctgccaacaacttcctcctaacatccagtctagacctcccccaccacaacttgagactgtgtccccttgttctgttgctgcttgcgtggtggaagagaccaactcccacctggctacaacatcccttcaggtagttgcagctGATTTAAAGCAACACCTGGCCAAATAGAGTGGCTATGAATTAACTGTACTTAATGAAGGAGAGGTGATAGATTTCAATATAGATAACAATATTCATGTTAAGGGACAGTTACACTTTTCATGTCTGACAGTTAATATTTTTCATCTCTGACAGGAAACACATTGTAAGTAGTATTAAAACTGACCTTTATTTGAAGCCGTATGGCTTACTTAGCTTGGGTCATATTTGAAGATAATATAAGAGTCCCAAGCCTTAACATGAACAAGTAGAAATGATCCCCCTGATGCCAGCCCCTGTATTAGTCTACAGATGTTCTATGCATCTGGGAAATTTCGGATCAGGAGATGTTGCTCTGACAGTATAATCACCtttgagcagcagaagcagaagcttgCATTcactttcctattcctctctcaGAGCACACTCAGAAGAAGTGTTAAACCCTCTGCTTATCTCCAAACATGAAGCATAAAGCCAGGTTTGGTTTTGCCCTGGGACAAGCAAGGAACAGAAATAAGGACTTTGTTGCAGCCAGGTCATCTTTACTGCCTTTTCCCATATTTGATCCACTGCTTCCTCTCCTAAACTGATACCTGCTTCTTATCAAAATGGTTAGTCATAATCCTGCCACTAGTACAGATTTCCCTGTTATGCTTCAAACCACTCATATGCTCCCAATGCAAGTGTTGGATCTATCATACACGTGTCTAGGTTTGAAATTGGGTTATTCCAGCTGGCCCACCTAGTCTCATTTTCTATGAGGAATTCTCTGGACAGCAAAGTTTTTCTAAGTGTTGTATTTTGATCACAATGATTTCTTCATTAGAGTGAAAAATCAGTGGAAGCTTGAGCTAATGTCATCCCTGCAGCAATTTAGGCAAAACCAGCAGAGTGACCTGataccaggctgcccagcttgGATGAACAGTGATTACAGGGGCTCTATTAAATGGAAGAACATCTGAAGGTAGTCAACCAGCACAAAAAAAGCAGCACACAAAATAGATGTTTGGTGCTTTCCAGAGCACAACACAACATTCTTCACATCCTAATTCCTTTCCAAATAATGAAAACTCTTTTCATTGACTGCTTAATttacatttctttcttcttctaaaACCTCTCTCAATGAGAAAACAACAACATCAAATGCTGTCATAGGAAAACATGTTTTATCCTTTTGAAAGAGAACCTCAAACAATTCTGGTCCTGAGTGCTAAACACTTTGGCATCATCCCTTGCCATAGCTTGGAAGAACTAGAATCTTGAAGACATCTATATTTCATGGTGTTGGttgttggacatgatgatcttggaggtcttttccagctgaagcaaTTATATAACTCTACATCATTTCGgagttcagaatcacagaattcacagaattaaccagcctaaaaagtccctccccagctttttttgtaggcctccttcagatgctggaaagaGGTCActtggcagcctcctcttctccagactcaacaaccccaactctttcagtctatctccatggcagagctgctgcagccctctgatcatcccagtggctcttctctggacgtggtccagcatctccacatccttcttgtaatggggacaccagaactggatgcagtactccagtagGGGAGTTCTCTAAGAATGTGAAATCTA carries:
- the LOC135193219 gene encoding T-cell activation Rho GTPase-activating protein-like is translated as MGQLNCCRGSRDEPEPMQQSPPVPALPRPPLRERLTLALGRRMRLPWPFRQRETSATTVDVPRPSGCGGSGLLFGQPLAALCSQDGRMPQPIQDLLALLHQRGPSTEGIFRLAAGKRDLGALREALDSGQEVPLQSQPVHLLAATLKDFLRKIPSKLLEAELYQQWMGALHQSSRQARLAALKEVTSKLPQANLILLKSLLSLLHNISSNTDSSRMTARSLAICVGPNLLSPVEEPPLDMLPEVTSKVTELVELLIELQGELFAEEQVPGSDGPSAEEEPGTTEVPPLAPGRDPLKSSSEESSSPGSSQVHHDRRAASEEGCDEEPGRKKKKKLEGVGRPGQRRKSIRARRRRSPGSWKRLPKKCLLHVHHHGLSHHPSEAPYLVQPCSISMLLNCF